In the genome of Terribacillus sp. FSL K6-0262, one region contains:
- a CDS encoding SulP family inorganic anion transporter, translating to MSATKLNKQWFGNIRGDLLSGIVVALALIPEAIAFSIIAGVDPMVGLYASFSMAVIIAIVGGRPAMISAATGAMALLMVTLVKEHGLQYLFATTILTGVLQLLFGVLGIARFMKFIPRSVMIGFVNALAILIFMAQVPHFIGINTTTYIIVGVTLAIIYLFPYVTKAVPAPLVAILAMTILSIVLHLDVRTVGDLGEIKQALPSFLIPDIPFSLETLQIIFPTALALSIVGLLESLLTASIVDDMTDTDSNKNKEARGQGIANIVTGFFGGMAGCAMIGQSVINVKSGGRGRLSTLVAGIFLMFLILVLGDWVVMIPMPALVGVMIMVSIGTFDWHSLRSLTRVPLSDSAVMVVTVIAVVATHNLSIGVFIGILLSAIFFVAKISKVKIEESTGKDHIRYAITGQLFFASVTDFMNGFSYEDPVKQVTLDFTNTHVWDDSAVAAIDKVVLKFREKGTTVTLEGLNNDSQALMHRLTTSDSAYVKVSNH from the coding sequence TTGTCAGCAACAAAACTGAATAAACAATGGTTTGGCAATATCCGCGGTGATCTCCTATCCGGTATCGTCGTGGCCTTGGCCTTGATTCCCGAAGCAATCGCTTTTTCCATCATCGCAGGTGTAGATCCGATGGTCGGTTTATATGCATCCTTTTCCATGGCTGTGATCATTGCCATCGTCGGCGGAAGACCTGCGATGATTTCTGCTGCCACAGGCGCGATGGCATTATTGATGGTGACATTGGTAAAGGAGCACGGCTTGCAGTATTTATTTGCCACCACCATCCTGACCGGTGTCCTGCAGCTCCTATTTGGCGTCTTAGGTATTGCCCGTTTCATGAAATTCATTCCGCGTTCGGTCATGATCGGATTTGTGAACGCACTTGCCATCCTGATATTCATGGCACAAGTTCCGCATTTCATCGGGATCAATACGACCACTTACATCATAGTAGGTGTCACACTTGCCATCATCTATCTGTTCCCTTACGTCACGAAGGCCGTGCCGGCACCCCTGGTAGCCATTCTGGCAATGACCATTCTGTCCATCGTATTGCATCTCGATGTCCGGACTGTAGGTGACTTGGGTGAAATCAAACAAGCATTGCCTTCTTTCTTGATTCCTGATATCCCCTTCAGCTTGGAGACCTTGCAAATCATCTTCCCGACGGCATTGGCGCTGTCGATCGTCGGGCTGCTGGAATCCTTGCTGACAGCATCGATTGTCGATGACATGACAGATACCGATAGCAATAAAAACAAGGAAGCTCGCGGACAGGGCATTGCCAATATCGTGACAGGCTTTTTCGGCGGCATGGCAGGCTGTGCGATGATCGGACAGTCCGTCATCAACGTCAAATCCGGCGGGCGCGGACGTCTTTCCACCCTTGTCGCAGGTATATTCCTGATGTTCCTCATCCTTGTTTTGGGAGACTGGGTCGTAATGATTCCAATGCCTGCACTTGTCGGTGTCATGATCATGGTTTCCATCGGTACATTTGATTGGCACTCACTGCGCAGCCTCACACGCGTGCCTTTGTCGGATTCGGCTGTCATGGTCGTGACCGTCATCGCGGTGGTAGCCACGCATAATTTATCCATCGGTGTATTCATCGGTATCCTGCTGAGTGCCATTTTCTTCGTTGCCAAGATTTCAAAAGTGAAAATCGAAGAAAGTACTGGCAAAGACCATATCCGATATGCTATCACAGGCCAGCTTTTCTTTGCCTCCGTGACCGATTTCATGAATGGCTTCTCTTATGAGGATCCAGTAAAACAAGTGACCCTTGATTTTACAAATACGCATGTCTGGGATGACTCCGCAGTGGCAGCGATTGACAAAGTCGTGCTAAAATTCAGGGAGAAAGGGACGACTGTCACCTTGGAAGGCTTGAATAATGACAGTCAGGCACTGATGCACAGATTGACAACCAGCGATTCGGCATATGTGAAAGTATCAAACCATTAA
- a CDS encoding recombinase family protein, translating to MKIAYIREFVQEKWALQPKEIKSCETVIEEREDVQGQPLLEELLEKLQPGDEVVVRKLYSLANSTKHLIEICRNLKEKQAVLVSIEDGIDTREDSFFQHLEQIADFRKEVVGERTKAGLSEAKSRNRIGGRPRKPDRNVQRAIDMYRSKKYTIAEITIETGISKTTLYRYLQE from the coding sequence ATGAAAATCGCATATATAAGGGAATTTGTACAAGAAAAATGGGCGCTGCAGCCAAAAGAAATAAAAAGCTGTGAAACAGTGATAGAAGAAAGGGAGGATGTACAAGGACAGCCTTTACTCGAGGAACTATTGGAGAAGCTGCAGCCAGGAGATGAGGTGGTTGTACGCAAATTGTACAGTTTGGCTAACTCGACAAAGCATCTGATCGAAATTTGCCGGAATCTGAAGGAAAAGCAAGCTGTCCTGGTATCGATAGAAGACGGGATCGATACCAGGGAAGATTCGTTTTTTCAGCATCTGGAACAGATTGCCGATTTTCGGAAAGAAGTGGTCGGGGAGAGGACCAAAGCAGGCCTGTCTGAAGCCAAATCGAGGAATCGGATAGGGGGAAGACCGCGGAAGCCGGACAGGAATGTGCAGAGGGCGATTGATATGTATCGCAGCAAAAAATATACGATAGCGGAAATTACCATTGAAACGGGCATAAGCAAGACAACGTTATATCGTTATCTGCAGGAGTAG
- a CDS encoding homoserine dehydrogenase, protein MTAVKIGLIGYGTVGSAVGRTIRSHQENLQTIFGKEVQVAGVLVRDKQKYAGQVSDTLLTDEAAELFAIEKLDVIIEASVGIEPAFSYLSEAIHRGCHIITANKELIASRGAELKRLAKQKGVRLEYEAAVAGGVPVIGTLKQLLHINRVVKVEAILNGTSNFILTEMADKGLIFEDALRLAQEAGFAEADPANDVDGWDAFYKLMVLSDLLFEAQPDWEKVTRRGIRSVSAQDIQEAAGRGWKIKHVATLENAGGEVTASVEPVILSADHPLYSVDGVDNAVCIEGDLVGKLKLQGPGAGALPTASAIVEDLANLVHKRKEVVVKREIRFTEKKEKVPFVHLPTGETVSIHAESVESNGHFYRVASRAPAKAEA, encoded by the coding sequence ATGACAGCAGTTAAAATTGGATTGATAGGTTATGGTACCGTAGGCAGCGCAGTGGGGAGGACAATCCGCTCCCATCAGGAGAATCTGCAGACGATATTCGGGAAAGAAGTACAGGTGGCGGGTGTATTGGTGCGCGATAAACAGAAGTATGCAGGGCAAGTCTCGGATACACTTCTCACCGACGAAGCAGCGGAGCTTTTTGCAATCGAAAAGCTCGATGTAATCATCGAAGCGAGTGTGGGCATCGAGCCTGCCTTCAGCTATCTGAGTGAGGCAATCCATCGCGGCTGTCATATCATCACGGCGAATAAAGAGCTGATTGCATCCCGCGGGGCAGAACTAAAGCGATTGGCAAAGCAAAAAGGTGTCAGGCTGGAATATGAAGCAGCAGTGGCAGGCGGTGTCCCGGTAATCGGCACACTGAAGCAGCTCCTGCATATCAATCGTGTTGTCAAAGTGGAGGCGATATTGAATGGCACCTCCAATTTCATCCTGACTGAAATGGCCGATAAAGGATTGATATTTGAAGATGCACTGCGGCTTGCGCAGGAAGCCGGATTTGCAGAGGCGGATCCAGCCAACGATGTGGATGGCTGGGATGCTTTTTATAAACTGATGGTCCTGAGTGATTTATTATTCGAGGCCCAGCCGGATTGGGAAAAAGTGACGCGCAGGGGAATCCGGTCCGTTTCCGCGCAGGATATCCAGGAGGCAGCAGGAAGAGGCTGGAAAATAAAGCATGTTGCAACGCTTGAAAATGCAGGAGGGGAAGTCACAGCCTCTGTCGAACCGGTGATATTATCTGCAGATCATCCGCTGTACAGTGTCGATGGAGTGGATAATGCCGTGTGTATCGAAGGTGACCTGGTTGGCAAGCTGAAGCTCCAGGGTCCGGGTGCTGGTGCCTTGCCGACAGCAAGCGCCATTGTCGAGGATTTGGCTAATCTCGTCCATAAGCGAAAAGAGGTCGTTGTAAAACGGGAAATCCGATTTACCGAGAAAAAAGAGAAAGTACCTTTCGTCCATTTACCGACTGGTGAGACTGTTTCTATACACGCAGAAAGCGTAGAATCCAATGGACACTTTTATCGGGTTGCTTCCAGGGCACCAGCTAAGGCGGAGGCTTGA
- a CDS encoding aldo/keto reductase, whose protein sequence is MKMITLQDGTELPAIGQGTWNVGDDESKRHDEIQALRTGIDQGLLVIDTAEMYGYGRSEHLVREAIANRREKVFLVSKVLPSNAAFDDVLEACNHSLERLGTDYLDLYLLHWRGAVPLEETVAAFEQLKEEGKIKRWGVSNFDTDDMEELWKIEDGKNCAVNQVLYNLTARGIEYDLLPWHKEKGIPIMAYCPLAQGDRKKILQNAAVRELAKIYDVSVSQIALAWTIRSGQVLSIPKSGQAAHVMENADAGNLVLNEDDLAKIDKEFPPPASKVPLEVV, encoded by the coding sequence ATGAAGATGATTACACTCCAAGATGGAACCGAACTTCCGGCAATCGGACAAGGAACATGGAATGTAGGGGATGATGAGTCGAAACGGCATGATGAAATCCAAGCGTTGCGGACAGGGATCGATCAGGGGCTGCTGGTGATCGACACAGCCGAAATGTACGGATACGGCCGGTCAGAGCATCTTGTACGGGAAGCTATTGCTAATAGAAGGGAAAAAGTCTTCCTTGTTTCAAAAGTTCTACCTTCCAATGCCGCATTCGATGATGTATTGGAAGCTTGCAATCATTCCCTGGAGCGTTTAGGCACTGATTATCTGGATTTGTATTTGCTGCACTGGCGAGGAGCAGTCCCGCTTGAGGAAACGGTAGCTGCTTTTGAACAGCTGAAGGAAGAAGGGAAGATCAAGCGCTGGGGTGTATCGAATTTCGATACAGATGATATGGAAGAGCTGTGGAAGATCGAGGATGGAAAGAATTGCGCAGTTAACCAAGTACTATATAATCTCACAGCCCGAGGAATCGAATATGATTTGCTGCCTTGGCATAAGGAAAAAGGGATACCGATCATGGCGTATTGTCCATTGGCACAAGGGGACCGGAAGAAAATCCTGCAAAATGCCGCTGTCCGGGAACTGGCAAAAATATATGATGTATCTGTTTCCCAAATTGCTTTGGCTTGGACGATCCGGTCTGGCCAGGTTCTCAGCATACCGAAATCCGGACAAGCTGCGCATGTGATGGAAAACGCTGATGCGGGCAATCTTGTATTGAATGAAGATGATCTTGCAAAAATAGACAAGGAATTCCCGCCGCCAGCGTCGAAAGTACCGTTGGAGGTCGTGTGA
- a CDS encoding GNAT family N-acetyltransferase gives MKIRKLQPTETPPMDLLLEADPSKNQIAAYLREGSSYVAEKENHILGIYVLVKNREDTAEIINISIREAHQGKGIGKKLIRHAMEQARAKGFAFLEVGTGNSSIDQIAFYQKCGFRMTGIDRDHFLRHYDEPIHENGIQCRDMIRFSYEL, from the coding sequence ATGAAGATAAGAAAGCTCCAGCCAACAGAAACGCCGCCAATGGATCTTCTCCTCGAAGCCGATCCCTCTAAAAATCAAATTGCCGCTTACCTTCGCGAAGGCAGCAGCTATGTCGCTGAAAAAGAAAATCACATTCTCGGCATCTATGTCCTGGTGAAGAACAGGGAAGACACTGCAGAAATAATCAATATCTCAATCAGAGAAGCCCATCAAGGAAAAGGTATCGGAAAAAAACTCATCCGTCATGCGATGGAACAGGCCCGCGCAAAAGGCTTTGCCTTCTTGGAAGTGGGAACAGGCAACTCCAGCATCGATCAAATCGCCTTCTACCAGAAATGCGGCTTTCGCATGACTGGAATCGACCGGGATCATTTCCTCCGGCATTACGACGAACCGATTCATGAAAATGGCATCCAGTGCAGGGATATGATTCGTTTTTCATATGAGCTTTAA
- a CDS encoding universal stress protein: protein MYKKIVVAIDASDHSFLAAEHAIQLAKLQPETHVEGIQVLDYEKTKADVLHSSDPIQLQSKREEKLQRFRDAFEAASIHYKLIMKHGEPASMILEHARDTKADLIIIGSRGLNPLQEIVLGSVSSSVAKRAKCSVMIVK, encoded by the coding sequence ATGTATAAGAAAATCGTAGTGGCAATCGACGCTTCCGATCATTCTTTTCTCGCAGCAGAGCACGCAATCCAGCTGGCAAAGCTGCAGCCTGAAACACATGTCGAGGGAATTCAAGTCCTGGATTATGAAAAGACAAAAGCGGATGTCCTGCACAGCAGCGATCCAATCCAGCTCCAGAGCAAGCGCGAGGAGAAACTCCAGCGATTCCGCGATGCATTCGAAGCTGCATCCATCCATTACAAATTGATCATGAAGCATGGCGAGCCAGCCTCAATGATCCTTGAGCACGCACGTGACACGAAAGCCGACCTCATCATCATCGGCAGCCGCGGACTGAATCCTCTCCAGGAAATCGTACTCGGCAGCGTCAGCAGCAGTGTCGCAAAACGAGCCAAATGCTCCGTGATGATCGTTAAATGA